In Paralichthys olivaceus isolate ysfri-2021 chromosome 13, ASM2471397v2, whole genome shotgun sequence, the following are encoded in one genomic region:
- the sall3a gene encoding sal-like protein 3 produces the protein MSRRKQAKPQHLKSDEDPALAGVISEHARGEVLEDADSGNESRSGSEETHVCEKCCAEFFKWSDFCEHLKSCTKNPLVLIVNDNEDTPNPSQEYPTEPSPVPSCPSEQADSEDPREGNHSPAGEGDDVPETATLNGVNVLEKEDEQMELELSPEKIMDPEERDLTSPEPDASLPQLNDVVPSTVTNYAMPSTNVTLETLHGTRVAVAQFSQSVRAAAGSGVSTMAIPMILDQLMALQQQQIHQLQLIEQIRSQVALMNRQSASQPALNHHHSNAAGNQGPISSCVPPVASQLQLHNFITPPVHQLPVRLPATLNGQGSSPLTSAIEGPLSQTPQSGSQQSNSSIPNTSSNNSAFPQPSGTGLSSLIPSCSSSITNNNISTSSSVTGGGGISSSSALSRNSTTPPSLSHSSLLSSASSLPLIPHSSSSSVIFPNPLASIAATANALDPLSALMKHRKGKPPNVSVFDTKPSSEDPFFKHKCRFCAKVFGSDSALQIHLRSHTGERPFKCNICGNRFSTKGNLKVHFQRHKEKYPHIQMNPYPVPEYLDNVPTSSGIPYGMSLPPEKPVTTWLDSKPVLPTVPTSVGLQLPPTLPSMMGGFSESLSLTPLNRSPQRPSPPSSECASLSPNIITDSGMTTTSPSPKPSIGSDAPPLLKPEGVLLPPSCSSRPGENTSTTTTVTQVVLSPTVTSSTSSNSGQITEPITSPNSVSNSVSHPVLPMLSDQFKAKFPFGGLLDSMQTSETSKLQQLVENIDKKMTDPNQCVICHRVLSCQSALKMHYRIHTGERPFKCKICGRAFTTKGNLKTHFGVHRSKPPLRVQHSCPICQKKFTNAVVLQQHIRMHMGGQIPNTPLPDSLQDMETDLSFDEKSLDAMSNYDDDLLDEMEQAMDDEVDLKEGEVDPSKPYSPGSSPPTSIISSIAAMENQMKMIDSTAIMSRSFGQKLTQNGSSFGGETDCFTTDSLSAVGDAEGQSLGSPALSESSGSMQHLSPAHSHFESQRSKSPTTFNNNNNSSTMTAEEGQENNTAGLATVKSEKSETPSPLSAAEGTGALDLTATQHGRHFIKEESHFNMLFLNRDRGLSTPSLASTASNMVKMEMNGHGKSVSLSDNSHLPMSIQVPAATPQSTMSPSINPMLAPPPPRRTPKQHNCHSCGKNFSSASALQIHERTHTGEKPFACNICGRAFTTKGNLKVHMGTHMWNNAPARRGRRLSVENPMALLGGDAMKFSEMFQKDLAARAMNVDPGFWNQYAAAITNGLAMKNNEISVIQNGSITQLPVSLGGAGITSLGAMPGGMDRVHTGGSPTMTGMEKAGLEVGASRPFSRFMEENKEIGIN, from the exons atgtccCGACGCAAGCAAGCCAAGCCGCAGCACCTCAAGTCGGACGAGGACCCCGCGCTAGCCGGGGTGATCTCCGAGCACG CCCGAGgtgaggtgctggaggatgcaGACAGCGGGAATGAGAGCCGCAGCGGCAGCGAGGAGACCCATGTATGTGAGAAGTGTTGCGCTGAGTTCTTCAAGTGGTCAGACTTCTGTGAACATTTAAAGAGCTGCACTAAGAACCCCCTGGTGCTCATAGTGAATGACAATGAGGACACACCAAACCCCTCCCAGGAGTACCCGACAGAGCCCTCCCCTGTACCCAGCTGCCCTAGTGAGCAGGCTGACAGCGAGGACCCCAGGGAGGGCAACCACAGTCCTGCTGGTGAGGGGGATGACGTCCCAGAGACAGCAACCTTAAATGGGGTTAATGTCCTAGAAAAGGAGGATGAGCAGATGGAGCTGGAGCTTTCTCCGGAAAAAATTATGGATCCTGAAGAGAGAGATTTGACATCCCCTGAGCCAGACGCCTCCCTACCTCAGCTCAACGATGTCGTCCCCTCCACTGTTACAAACTATGCCATGCCAAGCACCAATGTTACCTTGGAGACTCTGCATGGCACCCGGGTTGCAGTGGCCCAATTTTCACAGAGTGTAAGGGCAGCAGCAGGCAGTGGGGTCTCCACCATGGCTATCCCCATGATCCTGGACCAGCTGATGGCCctccaacagcagcagataCACCAGCTGCAGCTGATAGAGCAAATACGCAGTCAGGTGGCTCTGATGAACAGACAGTCTGCCTCACAGCCCGCTCTCAATCACCATCACAGCAATGCTGCTGGAAACCAGGGGCCTATATCCTCCTGTGTACCCCCTGTCGCTAGTCAACTTCAACTACACAACTTCATCACCCCTCCTGTCCATCAGCTGCCTGTTAGGTTGCCAGCCACTTTGAATGGTCAAGGGTCTTCACCCTTGACCTCAGCAATAGAAGggcctctctctcagacacCACAAAGTGGCAGTCAGCAGTCTAACTCTTCAATCCCGAACACATCCTCCAATAATTCAGCATTTCCCCAACCCAGTGGCACTGGTTTGTCATCTCTAATTCCCTCCTGCTCATCCTCCATCACAAACAACAATATTAGCACTAGCAGTAGTGTAACAGGAGGTGGTGGCATTAGCAGCAGCTCAGCTCTTTCCAGGAACTCCACCACCCCTCCCTCACTCAGCCACAGTAGCCTCCTGAGCTCTGCCTCCAGTCTACCACTGATACCTCACAGCTCATCCAGCAGTGTTATTTTCCCCAACCCCCTGGCCAGCATAGCAGCCACAGCCAATGCGCTTGAccccctctctgctctgatgAAGCACCGTAAGGGGAAGCCtccaaatgtgtctgtgtttgacacTAAGCCCAGCTCCGAGGACCCCTTCTTCAAGCATAAGTGTCGGTTCTGCGCCAAGGTGTTTGGAAGTGACAGCGCCCTACAAATCCACCTGCGTTCCCACACTGGAGAGAGGCCCTTCAAGTGCAACATATGTGGCAACCGTTTCTCCACCAAGGGGAATCTGAAAGTCCACTTCCAGAGGCACAAAGAGAAATACCCACATATTCAGATGAACCCCTACCCTGTGCCAGAGTATCTGGACAATGTACCCACAAGCTCAGGCATCCCCTATGGCATGTCTTTGCCCCCAGAAAAACCTGTAACCACATGGTTAGACAGCAAACCTGTCCTCCCTACTGTTCCCACCTCAGTCGGACTCCAGTTGCCTCCCACACTGCCGAGTATGATGGGAGGTTTTAGTGAATCTCTGAGCCTCACTCCACTCAACAGGTCCCCTCAGAGGCCATCTCCGCCCTCAAGCGAGTGTGCATCTTTGTCCCCTAATATCATCACTGATTCTGGCATGACCACTACTTCACCTTCCCCAAAACCCAGCATAGGGAGTGATGCACCCCCTCTCTTGAAACCTGAAGGTGTTCTCTTGCCCCCAAGCTGCTCCTCTAGGCCAGGAGAGAACACCTCCACCACAACTACAGTTACTCAAGTGGTACTTTCTCCTACTGTCACTTCCAGCACTTCATCCAACAGTGGCCAGATCACTGAACCAATAACTAGCCCAAACTCGGTTTCAAACTCTGTCTCCCACCCTGTCCTTCCCATGCTCTCAGACCAATTTAAGGCCAAGTTTCCTTTTGGCGGACTCCTAGACTCTATGCAAACCTCTGAGACATCGAAGTTACAGCAGCTTGTTGAAAATATTGACAAGAAGATGACTGACCCGAATCAGTGTGTCATCTGTCATCGTGTTTTGAGTTGTCAGAGTGCACTCAAGATGCACTACCGTATCCACACGGGTGAGAGGCCTTTCAAATGCAAGATTTGTGGGCGTGCATTCACCACCAAGGGAAACCTAAAAACACACTTTGGTGTTCATAGGTCCAAACCCCCACTTCGGGTTCAGCACTCCTGCCCTATTTGTCAGAAAAAGTTCACCAATGCtgtggtgctgcagcagcacatccGAATGCACATGGGAGGACAAATCCCCAACACCCCGCTTCCTGACAGCCTCCAGGATATGGAGACTGACCTCTCCTTTGACGAGAAGAGCTTAGATGCGATGagtaattatgatgatgatctTCTGGATGAAATGGAGCAGGCCATGGATGATGAAGTTGACTTGAAAGAGGGAGAAGTGGACCCATCAAAACCGTATTCACCTGGGAGCTCCCCACCAACTTCCATCATCTCCAGCATTGCTGCAATGGAGAACCAGATGAAGATGATCGACTCCACTGCCATTATGAGCCGTTCGTTCGGTCAAAAGCTTACGCAGAACGGCAGCAGCTTTGGAGGAGAGACTGATTGTTTTACTACTGATTCCCTGTCTGCAGTGGGAGATGCTGAAGGTCAAAGCTTGGGGAGCCCTGCTTTGTCTGAGTCCTCTGGCTCAATGCAGCATTTGTCCCCAGCTCACAGCCACTTTGAGAGCCAGCGATCCAAGTCCCCAACTACAttcaacaataataacaacagcagCACCATGACAGCAGAGGAGGGCCAGGAGAACAATACAGCAGGCTTGGCAACGGTGAAGTCAGAAAAATCAGAGACCCCATctcctctttctgctgctgaagGCACCGGGGCCCTTGACCTGACTGCCACTCAACATGGCAGGCACTTTATCAAGGAGGAGAGCCACTTCAACATGCTGTTTCTAAATAGGGATCGAG GGCTGAGCACTCCTAGTTTAGCCAGCACTGCATCAAACATGGTCAAAATGGAAATGAACGGACACGGGAAGTCAGTGTCTCTGAGTGACAACTCTCACCTACCCATGAGCATCCAGGTTCCGGCTGCAACGCCACAGAGCACCATGAGCCCCAGCATCAACCCCATGTTGGCTCCGCCGCCTCCACGACGCACTCCTAAGCAGCACAACTGCCACTCGTGTGGGAAGAATTTTTCTTCAGCCAGTGCTCTGCAAATCcatgagcgcacacacactggggaGAAACCTTTCGCCTGCAACATTTGTGGAAGGGCTTTCACCACAAAGGGCAACCTGAAG GTTCACATGGGAACACACATGTGGAACAACGCTCCAGCTCGAAGGGGTCGGCGACTGTCTGTAGAGAATCCCATGGCCCTGCTGGGCGGGGATGCCATGAAATTCAGTGAGATGTTCCAGAAGGATCTCGCGGCCCGGGCCATGAACGTCGACCCGGGGTTTTGGAACCAGTACGCAGCCGCCATCACCAATGGGCTGGCCATGAAAAACAATGAGATCTCTGTGATCCAAAATGGAAGCATCACCCAGCTGCCCGTGAGCCTCGGTGGTGCGGGAATCACTTCGTTGGGAGCCATGCCTGGAGGAATGGACCGTGTTCACACGGGCGGCAGCCCTACAATGACGGGAATGGAGAAGGCTGGTCTGGAAGTTGGGGCTAGCCGCCCCTTTTCACGATTTATGGAGGAGAACAAAGAAATTGGGATCAATTGA